A section of the Solitalea canadensis DSM 3403 genome encodes:
- a CDS encoding 3-deoxy-D-manno-octulosonic acid transferase, which yields MVLFYNLSIRVYSGLVTIFSTFNEKAKLFRAGRKDLFLRLENALKNETRDRVWFHFASLGEFEQGRPVLEKLKEDKPHLAIVMTFFSPSGYEVRKNYTGADYIFYLPLDTKGNAVRFLDIVKPKEAFFTKYEYWYHYFVALKQRNIPLYMISAIFRPDQIFFKWYGAFNRNMLRCVSHFFVQNKESGELLTQIGFTNWTISGDTRFDRVYENSLQPKKIELIESFIGNKKVLIAGSTWPEDETLLNKLSATLNDDWKLILAPHEVDKSHVDNIMNNLGNNAIRFSELKENPSNTAGKIVVIDNIGMLTSLYQYGTISYIGGGFSKSGIHNTLEPAAFSLPVIFGPNYKKFMEAGELIKAGGGFPIANFDELNFIFSALSQNPEKLADAALASGNYVKQNINATSIIFNELDQ from the coding sequence ATGGTTTTATTCTATAATTTATCTATCCGTGTATACAGCGGGCTTGTTACTATCTTCTCAACGTTTAATGAGAAGGCGAAATTATTCAGAGCTGGAAGAAAAGATCTATTTTTAAGATTGGAGAATGCTCTAAAAAATGAAACAAGAGACCGGGTTTGGTTTCATTTCGCTTCTTTGGGTGAATTTGAACAGGGAAGACCTGTTTTAGAGAAACTTAAAGAAGATAAACCTCACCTGGCCATCGTGATGACTTTCTTTTCGCCTTCGGGGTATGAGGTTCGTAAAAATTATACCGGAGCCGATTATATCTTTTATTTACCACTGGATACCAAGGGAAATGCAGTTAGATTTTTAGACATTGTAAAACCGAAAGAAGCTTTTTTCACTAAGTATGAATACTGGTATCATTACTTTGTTGCCTTAAAACAGCGTAATATTCCATTATACATGATCTCAGCCATTTTTCGTCCTGATCAAATCTTTTTTAAATGGTATGGCGCTTTTAACCGAAACATGTTGAGATGTGTATCACATTTCTTTGTGCAAAATAAAGAATCAGGAGAGTTGCTTACGCAGATTGGTTTTACCAACTGGACCATCAGCGGCGATACTCGTTTTGACCGTGTGTATGAAAACAGTCTTCAACCTAAGAAAATAGAATTAATTGAGTCATTCATTGGCAACAAAAAGGTTTTAATTGCAGGCAGTACCTGGCCAGAAGATGAGACGCTCTTAAATAAGCTGTCAGCTACTTTAAACGATGATTGGAAATTAATCCTGGCCCCCCACGAAGTTGATAAGTCTCATGTGGATAACATTATGAACAACCTAGGCAATAATGCAATTCGTTTCTCCGAATTAAAAGAAAATCCAAGTAATACAGCAGGTAAAATTGTGGTAATTGACAACATTGGAATGCTTACATCTTTATATCAGTATGGAACCATCTCTTATATTGGCGGAGGGTTTAGCAAGTCTGGCATTCACAACACCCTTGAGCCTGCAGCGTTCAGCTTGCCCGTAATTTTTGGCCCAAATTATAAGAAGTTCATGGAAGCAGGGGAATTAATTAAAGCAGGTGGAGGCTTCCCAATTGCTAATTTCGATGAGTTAAATTTCATTTTCAGCGCTCTTTCTCAAAATCCTGAAAAATTAGCAGACGCAGCCTTAGCATCGGGTAATTATGTAAAACAAAATATCAACGCTACTTCTATTATTTTCAATGAATTAGACCAATAA
- a CDS encoding PAS domain-containing hybrid sensor histidine kinase/response regulator yields the protein MEPNIINAKTKFVNFAKLVALASILLPILCIWGWLFDIEILRSVITDYAPMKPSTAIGLISLGAILLILTQPLPHTRTYRLLVTANLLVIAGVCVYIIYQYYNAQPQLNNYLLSKTSTLSGADSSLMSPASLTCLLIFLFSIPMLYYNKYTAAVQTLLSIVIIIGSTRLLGFVFQFNSFLKLLYFAPMALHTSVLITALGLGYLFVYPDRGFVSIISSELQGGKVARRLIPNAVLIPIFLLLLRFASNFYNFLPYGISIIIISTSVIILSVVAIIMAAHQLNHIDSIRNLQEKGLKKSEEFLRISQSIAHLGSWEFHLDTNRSLWSEETYKIFELDPSVIIDTDLLLKRSTPGSKDKLVEASWQAIHTGLPFDIEIEFFTARNRKIITRVSGQPAYRNGKVYKLSGIIQDITETKRLESKLKQKDANLTALLENTDALVWSVDRQYRFITSNHKFREYFEKTHGFVPVKGYDQLAHLNGTVYHEKWRNLYNKALGGIYFSEELAMEFNGQQEYFQYAFTPIIANNEIEGITIYGIETTQQKINEQKIDEMAQLQKAILDNAGYAVIVTDQHYSIKIFNRAAERILGYRADEVLDTKSYEHFCDLSDCEALASKFSAELGFPVPLQDALVVKAKLNMHCEHELNFVRKDGSKFPTQINISALRDNFGNLLGYICFANDITEKKKIEQTIKQNESNLMALIDNIDEPIWSINTNHKLITANNAFRKRLKEIFRVDMSQKRSELNNFTIEDYDFWGTLYQRTFTGERFTQQNEFLADGKKVFYETSFNPIYDENKSVIGAAMFGKNITHIKKFEQELIEAKEKAEHAADIKSQFLSTMSHEIRTPLNAVIGMANLLLEENPLESQLEKLETLRFSSENLLALINDILDYNKIESSVIDFENIPFNLEDLLDHIYNSFLYQSDKKGINLDMEIVDTFHKLVIGDPSRIAQILTNLIGNAIKFTDVGGVTIKVKQLQQEGDYADLYFSITDTGIGIPPDKIDYIFEHFTQASSETTRKFGGTGLGLAITKRLLQLMNSEINVVSEKENGSTFFFTLRLKKYKGQSLSTIANAESIGKPSLDGINILVAEDNSTNRVVIEKFLKKWNAEVAFANNGRKAIEMVQKQDFDIILMDLLMPEMDGYQATPKIRSLDNEKYKTLPIIALSAAALVEVRDRVYNLGMNAYLTKPFDPQDLYLTIVKCLNRTHEFAETQTTHEIMNKELVDFSKILEITEDNPDFLREFLDIAVDSVNELTGNYETFLRRNDLNGIRETNHKHTPLMEMMSLTPFKRGFEEAKAMLISEYRDQQQIEAMIKRVKEFGAKVIAEMKAKRESLGNHLEEENTAKF from the coding sequence ATGGAACCAAACATAATCAACGCTAAAACCAAATTTGTCAACTTCGCTAAGCTGGTAGCATTAGCATCGATCCTATTACCCATACTTTGTATTTGGGGCTGGCTGTTCGATATAGAAATACTCAGATCGGTAATTACTGATTATGCCCCCATGAAACCCAGTACAGCAATTGGGTTAATTTCATTGGGCGCAATTTTATTAATTCTAACTCAGCCCTTACCCCATACAAGAACATACCGATTATTAGTAACTGCTAACTTATTGGTTATCGCGGGAGTTTGCGTTTATATTATTTATCAATATTATAATGCCCAGCCACAATTAAACAATTATTTACTTAGCAAAACATCCACATTATCAGGTGCTGATTCATCATTAATGTCGCCTGCTAGTTTAACCTGTCTCCTGATTTTCCTTTTTTCAATACCAATGTTATACTATAATAAGTATACTGCGGCGGTTCAAACATTGCTTTCCATAGTTATTATTATTGGCAGTACCCGTTTGTTGGGTTTCGTGTTTCAATTTAATAGCTTTTTAAAACTGTTATATTTTGCACCAATGGCGTTGCATACCTCGGTTCTGATTACTGCATTAGGATTAGGGTATTTGTTTGTATATCCAGACAGAGGTTTTGTAAGCATTATTTCTTCAGAGTTGCAAGGGGGCAAAGTTGCCCGGCGATTGATTCCCAATGCTGTTTTGATTCCTATCTTTCTGTTATTACTACGATTTGCCAGCAATTTTTACAATTTCCTTCCCTACGGGATCAGCATTATTATAATAAGCACCTCTGTAATCATCCTTTCAGTTGTTGCCATCATTATGGCTGCACATCAATTAAATCATATTGATTCCATTCGCAATCTACAGGAAAAAGGTTTAAAGAAAAGCGAGGAATTCCTACGTATTTCACAAAGTATCGCTCATCTGGGAAGTTGGGAATTTCATCTTGACACCAACCGTTCATTATGGTCTGAAGAAACCTATAAAATTTTTGAACTTGACCCTTCAGTTATAATTGATACTGATCTGCTATTAAAAAGAAGTACGCCTGGAAGTAAGGACAAATTAGTGGAAGCTAGTTGGCAAGCCATTCATACGGGTTTACCTTTTGATATTGAGATTGAATTCTTCACTGCACGCAATCGCAAAATTATTACCAGAGTGTCCGGACAGCCGGCTTATCGGAATGGTAAAGTCTATAAACTATCTGGAATTATTCAGGATATTACTGAAACCAAACGCCTTGAGTCTAAATTAAAACAAAAGGATGCCAACTTAACGGCATTATTGGAAAATACGGACGCATTAGTATGGTCTGTTGACCGCCAATATCGTTTTATTACATCCAACCACAAATTCCGCGAATATTTCGAAAAAACGCATGGTTTTGTTCCGGTAAAAGGTTATGATCAGCTTGCTCATCTCAACGGGACTGTTTATCATGAAAAATGGAGAAATCTTTACAATAAAGCATTAGGAGGAATCTATTTCTCGGAAGAGTTGGCAATGGAATTTAATGGCCAACAGGAATATTTTCAATATGCGTTTACGCCAATTATTGCTAATAATGAAATTGAGGGTATTACCATTTACGGTATTGAAACCACCCAGCAAAAGATCAATGAGCAAAAAATTGATGAAATGGCCCAACTGCAGAAAGCCATTTTGGATAATGCCGGTTATGCAGTAATTGTTACTGATCAGCATTATAGTATAAAAATATTTAACAGGGCTGCTGAAAGGATTTTGGGTTATCGAGCAGATGAAGTATTAGATACAAAATCATATGAACACTTCTGCGACCTAAGCGACTGCGAAGCTTTAGCCTCAAAATTTTCAGCCGAATTAGGCTTTCCTGTTCCATTGCAGGATGCATTAGTAGTTAAAGCAAAGCTAAACATGCACTGTGAACATGAATTAAACTTTGTTAGAAAAGATGGAAGTAAATTTCCTACACAGATTAACATAAGTGCACTAAGAGACAACTTCGGAAACCTACTGGGCTATATCTGTTTTGCCAATGACATTACTGAGAAGAAAAAGATTGAGCAAACGATCAAACAAAATGAATCAAATCTAATGGCATTGATTGATAATATTGATGAGCCTATTTGGTCTATCAATACGAATCATAAGTTAATTACAGCTAACAATGCTTTCAGAAAACGCTTAAAAGAAATATTTAGGGTTGATATGAGCCAGAAACGCTCAGAACTTAACAATTTTACTATTGAAGATTATGATTTCTGGGGAACTTTATACCAACGAACCTTTACAGGAGAGCGGTTCACCCAGCAAAATGAGTTCTTGGCGGATGGCAAAAAAGTGTTTTATGAGACTTCTTTTAATCCTATTTACGATGAAAACAAATCGGTAATAGGGGCTGCAATGTTTGGAAAGAACATTACTCACATTAAAAAATTTGAACAGGAACTGATTGAAGCTAAAGAAAAAGCAGAACACGCAGCTGACATAAAATCTCAGTTCTTATCGACTATGAGTCATGAGATCCGCACGCCATTAAACGCTGTTATTGGCATGGCGAATCTTTTATTGGAAGAAAATCCTCTTGAATCGCAATTAGAAAAACTAGAAACCCTTCGTTTCTCTTCAGAAAACCTACTTGCTCTTATCAATGATATACTAGACTATAATAAAATTGAGTCAAGTGTTATTGATTTTGAAAACATTCCGTTTAATCTTGAAGATCTGTTAGATCATATCTATAACTCCTTCCTTTACCAATCTGACAAGAAAGGGATCAACTTGGACATGGAGATTGTGGATACGTTCCATAAATTAGTTATTGGAGATCCATCGCGTATTGCCCAAATTTTAACCAATTTAATTGGCAATGCAATCAAATTTACGGATGTCGGTGGCGTAACCATAAAAGTTAAACAATTGCAACAGGAAGGCGACTATGCCGATCTTTATTTCTCCATTACTGATACGGGGATCGGTATTCCTCCGGATAAAATTGATTACATTTTCGAACACTTTACTCAAGCCAGCTCCGAAACTACACGTAAATTTGGTGGTACCGGTTTAGGATTAGCCATTACTAAGCGTTTATTGCAATTAATGAATAGCGAAATTAATGTAGTAAGCGAAAAAGAAAATGGCTCAACGTTCTTCTTTACTTTACGATTGAAGAAATATAAAGGTCAATCACTTTCTACAATTGCTAATGCCGAATCGATCGGAAAACCATCGTTGGATGGAATAAATATACTGGTAGCAGAAGATAATTCGACCAACAGAGTTGTAATTGAAAAATTCTTGAAAAAATGGAATGCTGAGGTTGCTTTTGCCAATAATGGACGAAAAGCCATAGAAATGGTTCAAAAACAAGATTTCGACATAATTCTGATGGATTTGCTCATGCCAGAAATGGACGGATACCAAGCCACCCCAAAAATACGTTCTTTAGATAATGAGAAATATAAAACCCTGCCAATAATCGCGCTCTCTGCAGCGGCTTTGGTTGAAGTAAGAGACCGTGTTTATAATCTCGGAATGAACGCTTATCTTACTAAACCTTTTGATCCTCAGGATTTATATTTAACAATAGTTAAATGTTTAAATAGAACACATGAGTTTGCCGAAACTCAAACAACACATGAGATCATGAATAAAGAATTAGTTGATTTTTCTAAGATCTTAGAAATTACAGAAGACAACCCTGACTTTCTACGTGAATTTTTAGATATCGCAGTTGATTCTGTTAATGAACTAACTGGTAATTATGAGACGTTCTTACGACGAAATGATTTAAATGGAATACGGGAAACCAACCATAAGCACACTCCATTAATGGAAATGATGAGTCTTACTCCTTTCAAACGTGGTTTTGAAGAAGCTAAAGCCATGTTAATTTCAGAGTATCGTGATCAACAGCAAATTGAGGCAATGATTAAAAGGGTAAAAGAGTTTGGAGCAAAAGTAATTGCTGAAATGAAAGCAAAAAGAGAATCTCTTGGCAATCACTTAGAAGAGGAAAACACGGCAAAATTTTAG
- a CDS encoding UDP-glucose dehydrogenase family protein → MKIAVIGTGYVGLVTGTCLAETGNNVICVDIDAEKVAKMQQSIVPFYEPDLESLFKRNIANRTLTFTTNLAEAVKESLIIILALPTPPSEDGSADLSYVLNTAKAIGPMIDEYKIIVNKSTVPVGTADKVREAIASFARYEFDVVSNPEFLREGVAVNDFMKPSRVIVGTRSEKVKKVFTELYAPYMRQGERLIFMDERSAEITKYAANAFLATKISFMNEMAGLCEILGADIEQVRRGIGTDDRIGKQFLYAGIGYGGSCFPKDVQALARTATEIGGDFKIVDAVMKTNYAQREKFLDKVINYFSADLKGKKIAFWGLAFKPETDDLREAPSLYLINELLAEGVKIIAYDPVAMENTERLLGDRITYAKNQYEVLEDADALVIVTEWKNFRNPDFDLMIEKMKKKVIFDGRNLYNLERMQELGFYYNSIGRDIVQSK, encoded by the coding sequence ATGAAAATCGCAGTTATAGGAACAGGATATGTTGGATTAGTAACCGGAACATGCCTAGCAGAAACAGGAAATAATGTGATATGTGTTGATATTGATGCTGAAAAAGTGGCTAAGATGCAACAAAGTATCGTTCCATTTTATGAGCCTGATCTCGAAAGCTTGTTTAAAAGAAATATTGCTAACAGGACATTAACATTTACAACCAATCTTGCTGAGGCTGTTAAAGAATCGTTGATTATTATTTTGGCACTTCCTACGCCACCAAGTGAGGATGGATCGGCTGATCTTTCTTATGTTCTAAATACTGCAAAAGCGATCGGTCCTATGATTGATGAATACAAGATCATCGTTAACAAAAGTACGGTTCCGGTTGGTACTGCTGATAAAGTAAGGGAAGCAATCGCTTCTTTTGCTCGTTATGAATTTGATGTAGTGTCTAATCCTGAGTTTCTGAGGGAGGGAGTAGCTGTCAATGATTTCATGAAACCTAGTCGTGTAATTGTAGGAACACGTTCTGAGAAGGTTAAGAAAGTATTTACTGAATTATATGCTCCATATATGCGTCAGGGCGAGCGTCTTATATTTATGGACGAACGCAGTGCTGAAATAACAAAGTATGCTGCTAATGCATTTCTTGCCACTAAAATTTCTTTCATGAATGAAATGGCCGGGTTATGTGAGATCTTAGGTGCAGATATTGAGCAAGTTCGTCGCGGAATAGGTACAGATGATCGTATTGGTAAACAATTCCTATATGCAGGTATTGGTTATGGGGGAAGTTGTTTTCCGAAAGATGTTCAGGCTTTAGCAAGAACTGCAACTGAAATAGGTGGTGATTTTAAAATCGTTGATGCTGTAATGAAAACTAACTATGCGCAGCGTGAGAAATTTCTTGATAAAGTAATTAACTATTTCAGTGCTGATTTAAAAGGTAAGAAAATAGCCTTCTGGGGATTAGCTTTTAAACCGGAAACAGATGATTTACGCGAGGCTCCATCCTTATATCTTATAAATGAATTGTTGGCTGAAGGAGTGAAGATAATCGCATATGACCCTGTTGCTATGGAGAATACAGAGCGTTTGTTGGGTGATAGGATTACTTACGCAAAGAATCAATATGAAGTGCTGGAAGATGCAGATGCATTGGTTATTGTAACGGAATGGAAAAACTTCCGTAACCCAGACTTTGATTTGATGATTGAAAAGATGAAGAAGAAGGTGATTTTTGATGGTAGAAACTTGTATAATCTTGAAAGAATGCAAGAATTAGGTTTCTATTATAATAGCATTGGTCGTGATATTGTTCAATCTAAATAA